A genomic stretch from Pieris brassicae chromosome 9, ilPieBrab1.1, whole genome shotgun sequence includes:
- the LOC123713933 gene encoding spermine synthase encodes MSVQSVLIDFSLDSARLADESGQKSVFEQLQTMLKEYLPNLLLAAEISLDGGSLKILTGMKGVTVSIRLFDRGLVTINVEYYKDDSEDPLITFKSAKELESKLKKNIKGLKSQALPPLKRCLFGRYLPSSDERLLEYDIDATLFDEVSPFQRVQIVHSKILGNMLVLDDLQNISEADLVYTETLMQRGKESYEGKEIVILGGGDGALLYELLKEKPRYVWMLEIDEMVMRACNKHLNSICGDVLERRKGSNYEIIVEDCMLTVKKFIKENKKVDYIFGDLTDIPISDAPCGELWEFMINILNSAFKILKPTGKFMTHGNGATSSDSLEMYEQVLMKMKPSVTFSKTKAFVPSFYEDWIFYQIGFTQE; translated from the exons atgtccgTGCAAAGTGTGTTGATAGATTTTTCCTTAGATTCAGCTCGTTTGGCTGATGAAAGTGGTCAAAAATCTGTATTTGAACAGTTGCAAACAATGCTGAAAGAGTACCTTCCTAATCTTTTATTAGCCGCTGAAATTAGTCTAGATGGTGGATCCCTGAAAATTTTAACTGGAATGAAAGGTGTTACAGTCTCTATAAGATTGTTTGACCGAGGTTTGGTTACTATAAATGTTGAATATTACAAAGACGACAGCGAAGATCCATTAATCACTTTCAAG tcAGCTAAAGAATTGGAAAGTAagctgaaaaaaaatatcaaaggaTTGAAATCACAGGCATTACCACCATTAAAAAGATGCCTATTTGGTAGATATCTTCCATCATCAg aTGAAAGGCTACTTGAGTATGACATTGATGCAACTCTATTTGATGAGGTGTCACCATTCCAAAGAGTGCAAATTGTGCACTCCAAGATACTTGGCAATATGTTAGTACTGGATGATCTACAGA ATATTTCGGAAGCGGATCTCGTTTACACAGAAACATTAATGCAAAGAGGCAAAGAGAGTTACGAGGGAAAAGAAATCGTTATTCTCG GTGGCGGTGACGGTGCTCTGCTGTACGAACTGCTGAAGGAGAAACCTCGCTATGTCTGGATGCTGGAGATAGATGAGATGGTGATGAGGGCGTGTAACAAGCATCTTAACTCCATCTGCGGAGATGTGCTCGAACGGCGGAAGGGGTCCAACTATGAG ataatAGTCGAAGATTGTATGTTAACTGTTAAGAAGTTTATAAAGGAAAACAAGAAGGTAGATTATATCTTCGGCGACCTCACTGACATACCGATCTCTGATGCTCCTTGCGGGGAACTCTGGGAGTTCATGATCAACATTTTGAACTCGGCGTTTAAAATACTGAAGCCGACTGGGAAGTTTATGACTCAC gGTAATGGGGCCACGTCTTCGGATTCCTTGGAGATGTATGAACAAGTGCTGATGAAAATGAAGCCATCTGTCACATTCTCCAAGACCAAAGCCTTTGTGCCTTCGTTCTATGAGGACTGGATATTCTACCAGATAGGATTCACACAAGAATAA
- the LOC123713937 gene encoding akirin-like → MACATLKRNLEWEAQPAKRRRCSPLTASSSTSPSTSVRVESRTGVFGETLSASVKMTPERMAQEIYDEIIRLHRRRQLRMVSGAAASCSSSSGSEGDASPPHGSAHSEKGRTIKHRALFTFKQVRMICERMLREQEAALRAEYESALSTKLHEQYQAFVCFNLDQVQSRPPPATCMPLGMDAEHHMHQDLVPSYLS, encoded by the exons ATGGCGTGTGCAACTCTTAAAAGGAATTTGGAGTGGGAAGCTCAGCCTGCTAAAAGGCGTAGATGTTCCCCATTGACTGCAAGCTCAAGTACAAGTCCAAGTACAAGTGTACGAGTTGAGTCTAGAACCGGAGTATTTGGAGAAACACTTAGTGCATCTGTGAAAATGACTCcag AGCGTATGGCTCAGGAGATTTATGATGAGATTATTCGCTTACATCGTCGTCGCCAACTGCGTATGGTATCTGGCGCTGCTGCCTCCTGCTCAAGCTCCAGTGGCAGCGAGGGAGATGCTTCTCCACCACATGGATCTGCTCATTCTGAGAAGGGACGCACTATTAAACACAGAGCACTATTCACATTCAAACAA GTGCGTATGATTTGCGAGCGCATGCTCCGCGAGCAGGAAGCGGCTCTTCGCGCCGAGTACGAGTCTGCTCTGAGTACTAAGCTTCATGAGCAGTACCAGGCCTTCGTGTGCTTTAACCTGGATCAA GTGCAGAGCCGACCGCCGCCTGCCACGTGCATGCCGCTCGGGATGGACGCCGAACATCACATGCATCAAGATCTTGTGCCCAGCT atCTGTCCTAA
- the LOC123713939 gene encoding charged multivesicular body protein 1b translates to MSSSAMEKHLFNLKFAVKELERNSKKCEKEEKIEKEKAKKAIQKGNMEGARIHAENAIRQKNQALNYLRMSARVDAVSSRVQTALTTRKVTTSMAGVVKAMDAAMKSMNLEKISNLMDKFESQFEDLDVQSSYMENAMSQTTTTTVPQGDVDNLLQQVADEAGLELNMELPSGIPSTSIGTATVVSQEQDELTQRLARLRQAE, encoded by the exons ATGTCATCATCCGCTATGGAAA aacatttatttaatttaaaatttgctgTGAAGGAGTTAGAACGGAATtcaaaaaaatgtgaaaaggaagaaaaaattgaaaaagaaaaggcGAAGAAGGCAATACAAAAGGGTAATATGGAGGGTGCTAGAATTCATGCAGAGAATGCAATACGACAAAAGAATCAGGCGCTTAATTATCTACGCATGTCTGCAAGAGTTGATGCTGTATCAAGTAGAGTGCAGACAGCTCTTACTACTAGAAAG GTCACAACATCAATGGCGGGTGTTGTTAAAGCAATGGATGCAGCAATGAAATCAAtgaatttagaaaaaatttCAAACCTAATGGACAAATTTGAGAGTCAGTTTGAGGATCTTGATGTACAATCATCATACATGGAGAATGCTATGTCACAAACCACAACAACTACAGTGCCTCAGGGTGATGTTGATAATCTTTTGCAGCAAGTGGCAGATGAAGCTGG TTTGGAGCTCAACATGGAACTGCCTTCTGGAATACCAAGTACCTCTATTGGAACAGCAACAGTTGTGTCACAGGAACAAGATGAGTTAACACAGAGACTTGCTAGATTAAGACAGGctgaataa